The Salvia miltiorrhiza cultivar Shanhuang (shh) chromosome 1, IMPLAD_Smil_shh, whole genome shotgun sequence genome has a window encoding:
- the LOC131021832 gene encoding photosystem I subunit O-like, whose amino-acid sequence MAATTMATASTVVGLGTSTLSSPKKINLSSGFLKSPMAARNPLRLAQASGGKFTCFERDWLRRDLNVIGFGLIGWIAPSSIPAINGNSLTGLFFSSIGTELAHFPTGPALTSPFWLWLVLWHLGLFLSLTFGQIGFKGRTENYF is encoded by the exons ATGGCAGCAACAACAATGGCTACCGCTTCAACTGTGGTCGGATTGGGCACTTCCACTTTGTCTTCTCCAAAGAAGATAAACCTCTCTTCCG GATTCCTAAAGTCCCCCATGGCTGCAAGGAACCCTCTAAGGCTTGCACAAGCCTCAGGAGGAAAATTCACATG CTTTGAAAGAGATTGGCTGCGAAGAGACCTAAATGTGATCGGTTTCGGTTTGATCGGTTGGATTGCGCCGTCGAGCATTCCGGCCATCAACGGCAACAGTTTGACCGGACTTTTCTTCTCAAGCATCGGCACCGAGCTCGCCCACTTTCCGACGGGGCCGGCCCTCACTTCCCCCTTTTG GTTGTGGCTGGTGCTGTGGCATTTGGGACTCTTCTTGTCCCTCACCTTTGGTCAAATTGGGTTCAAAGGAAGGACTGAGAATTACTTTTGA